One Scylla paramamosain isolate STU-SP2022 chromosome 6, ASM3559412v1, whole genome shotgun sequence DNA segment encodes these proteins:
- the LOC135101653 gene encoding metalloreductase STEAP4-like, translating to MDSKRTGIKRKHGTKSIPRHIGGNNTESSEGVTRHQKHVTTSNAASQTQPAIIMKDGGLDADTLIEVMAVHPYNKRDPTRFDSAFQNAELDSKGDANKQEVIGVLGSGDYGRAIAGKIAQSGYTVLIGSRDPGNPQIQELVRAKPGCRLVTQEEAAKAEMVVVAVGADHYRRLPLGLLKHKVVIDVANFTAPPSPHQPSNAEMLQQLIPQAQVVKSFNVLSAYALENNVQQQAKQVPVASDSPEARRRVLELVKQMGYSPIDKGPLKFARDIEAIPLQLMPSWRKPLMVVGSLFVFHYLLLLFKYQVCGSIQSGESWRQKTLKNLALLNLNRAIAITSLWSLTLCYLPGVIAAYLQLAWGTKYRRFPSWLDTWLKMRKQMGLLMMWMAAIHMCLGVAVWSGTYDPLVWEPPFIASVDVRVNSTTLVTQEIPIYSNRMSLRGELFLTFGTLSMFITFLVGVSSLPSVGATLTWREFNFVQSKLGWVALLTAVMHDGLLGWGFSADDYAVCSLPSGAQYALIFPLATVVLKLLLVTPCLDGPLQKIRRGYDREKRPSAVHPLPHVTSYDMARRGRDDRTGLWHVLPVEDRPRVIHA from the exons ATGGACAGTAAGAGAACAGGCATCAAGAGGAAACACGGCACAAAATCAATTCCCAGACACATCGGTGGGAACAACACAGAGTCAAGCGAGGGCGTGACCAGACACCAGAAGCACGTGACCACTAGTAACGCCGCCAGTCAGACCCAGCCGGCGATCATTATGAAAGACGGGGGCCTGGACGCCGACACCCTGATAGAGGTCATGGCAGTTCACCCATACAACAAAAGGGACCCCACCCGTTTCGACTCTGCCTTCCAGAATGCTGAGTTAGACTCCAAGGGGGATGCGAACAAGCAGGAGGTGATTGGCGTCCTGGGCAGCGGGGACTACGGCAGGGCGATTGCAGGGAAGATCGCTCAGTCTGGCTACACTGTCCTTATCGGCTCTCGTGACCCAGGCAATCCGCAGATACA GGAGCTGGTACGTGCCAAACCAGGATGTCGCCTCGTCACGCAGGAGGAGGCAGCGAAGGcagagatggtagtggtggctgtTGGCGCCGACCATTACCGCCGCCTGCCCCTTGGCCTGCTCAAGCACAAAGTGGTCATTGACGTGGCCAACTTTACCGCCCCACCGTCCCCTca TCAGCCAAGTAACGCCGAGATGCTGCAGCAGCTGATCCCGCAAGCACAAGTAGTCAAGAGTTTCAACGTGCTATCAGCCTATGCTCTCGAGAACAACGTGCAGCAGCAGGCTAAACAG GTGCCCGTAGCGTCGGATTCGCCCGAGGCAAGACGCCGCGTCCTGGAACTCGTGAAGCAGATGGGCTACTCCCCAATCGACAAAGGGCCGCTCAAATTTGCCCGAGACATCGAGGCCATTCCGTTACAGCTGATGCCATCGTGGAGGAAGCCGTTGATGGTTGTTGGCAGCCTATTTGTTTTCCACTACCTTTTGTTACTCTTCAA ATACCAGGTGTGTGGCAGCATCCAGTCTGGGGAGTCTTGGAGGCAGAAAACACTAAAGAATTTGGCGCTCCTCAACCTGAACCGAGCCATCGCCATCACTTCCCTCTGGTCCCTCACACTTTGTTATcttccag gtgtGATAGCGGCTTACCTGCAGCTGGCCTGGGGCACCAAATACAGGCGGTTCCCCTCGTGGCTTGACACGTGGCTCAAGATGAGGAAGCAGATGGGGCTCCTCATGATGTGGATGGCTGCTATACAT ATGTGCTTGGGCGTGGCCGTGTGGTCGGGAACTTACGACCCTCTGGTGTGGGAGCCGCCCTTCATTGCATCGGTGGACGTGCGGGTGAACAGCACCACCCTGGTCACTCAGGAGATTCCCATCTACAGCAACAGAATGAGCCTGCGGGGAGAACTGTTCCTCACCTTTG GGACCTTGTCGATGTTCATTACCTTCCTCGTCGGAGTCTCGTCCCTGCCCTCAGTCGGAGCCACTCTCACCTGGCGGGAGTTTAACTTCGTGCAGAGCAAGCTAGGATGGGTAGCACTGCTTACGGCCGTGATGCACGACGGTCTGCTGGGCTGGGGCTTCTCCGCTGACGACTACGCTGTGTGTTCTCTCCCTTCTGGTGCACAG TACGCCCTCATTTTCCCCTTGGCAACTGTGGTGCtgaagctgctgctggtgaCGCCCTGCTTGGACGGTCCCCTGCAGAAGATACGCCGTGGTTATGACAGGGAAAAGAGGCCGTCCGCTGTGCACCCGCTCCCGCACGTCACCTCTTACGACATGGCCAGGAGAGGCAGAGATG